One stretch of Centroberyx gerrardi isolate f3 chromosome 13, fCenGer3.hap1.cur.20231027, whole genome shotgun sequence DNA includes these proteins:
- the LOC139930967 gene encoding transmembrane protein 200C-like: protein MIATGGLLRMNRRQDSLRSKNRAENKRKRKAKKKKKNDVVVVKGKLNLCSPAGMVAAVGVVVLMVGISMAVLGYWPSQNQQEYQERRRTGAHRANRMSYSKSPQLSPNLTSNHPHSNRANLFNQSHANSSAPDPSPSCGFLCDFLDTYLYSDNLKVFGPLVMGIGIFLFICANAVLHENRDKKTKIINLRDIYSTVIDLHSIRSKEYSPLNGLVNYTQSRSAEGPSGPSGLSGPSGPYNASGMLSRSSWPSTGIVFQGESGGDELFRRPSLASRPRSWSRDVQSFTETVYSIYRDYSNSSEQTPQPRQWETTSIVTSSVNAFTLPVIKLNNCEVEESDRADAEGRSEEGVVSEAAGENSAEDVQADSGHSGETDAKGTDAATTDSLPPQQSHEAAPTDTGDQQGAPQPQPQHQWTQMQLFPPSPVARAMGSRLSLNSLTDQPRSARRCSLSVSACRQGDRARRFSCPRLERSNSKGYIKLTDLGGESFEAPDTDTSLLATDQEVAAAAAAEEEAQGEEDLVTPSTSVES from the coding sequence ATGATAGCCACAGGTGGCCTGCTGCGCATGAACAGGCGCCAGGACTCGCTCCGCTCCAAAAACCGAGCGGAAAACAAGAGGAAGCGGAAAgccaagaaaaagaagaagaacgaCGTGGTGGTGGTGAAGGGGAAGCTCAATCTGTGTTCCCCAGCCGGCATGGTGGCCGCTGTCGGAGTTGTAGTTCTCATGGTGGGAATTTCCATGGCCGTTCTGGGCTACTGGCCCAGCCAGAACCAACAGGAGTACCAGGAGCGCCGCAGAACCGGAGCACACCGAGCCAACAGGATGAGCTACTCCAAAAGTCCACAACTTTCCCCTAACTTGACCAGTAATCACCCTCACTCCAACCGGGCAAACTTATTTAACCAGAGCCATGCTAACAGCAGCGCCCCTGACCCCTCCCCTTCCTGCGGCTTCCTCTGCGACTTCCTGGACACTTACCTGTACTCAGACAATCTGAAAGTCTTCGGCCCGCTGGTGATGGGAATCGGCATCTTCCTCTTCATTTGTGCCAATGCGGTCCTGCATGAAAACCGAGACAAGAAAACCAAAATCATCAACCTGAGGGATATCTATTCCACAGTTATCGATCTACACAGCATACGGTCAAAGGAGTACTCGCCCCTCAACGGCCTGGTGAACTACACTCAGTCAAGGAGCGCCGAGGGCCCGTCCGGCCCGTCCGGCCTGTCCGGCCCATCCGGCCCGTACAACGCTAGTGGAATGCTCTCTCGCAGCTCCTGGCCCTCCACTGGAATCGTTTTCCAGGGGGAGTCAGGCGGCGATGAGCTGTTCAGACGCCCATCGCTGGCCAGCAGGCCGCGCAGCTGGTCCAGAGACGTCCAGTCCTTCACAGAAACTGTCTACAGCATCTACAGAGACTACAGCAATAGCAGCGAGCAGACCCCACAGCCCCGACAGTGGGAGACCACCTCCATCGTCACCTCCTCCGTCAACGCTTTCACCTTACCTGTCATCAAACTGAATAACTGTGAGGTGGAGGAGTCTGACAGAGCGGACGCAGAGGGACGCTCAGAGGAAGGGGTCGTCAGCGAGGCCGCGGGTGAAAACAGCGCTGAGGATGTACAGGCGGACAGCGGCCACAGCGGGGAGACGGACGCCAAGGGGACGGATGCCGCGACGACCGACTCCCTCCCGCCTCAGCAGAGCCATGAGGCAGCACCCACAGACACAGGTGACCAGCAGGGAGCGCCGCAGCCTCAGCCCCAGCACCAGTGGACCCAGATGCAGCTGTTCCCCCCATCACCTGTCGCCCGGGCGATGGGTTCACGGCTGTCACTCAACTCCCTCACGGATCAGCCCAGGTCTGCGCGCcgctgcagcctgtctgtgtctgcgtgtcGTCAAGGCGACAGAGCCAGGCGCTTCAGCTGCCCCCGTCTGGAGCGCTCCAACAGTAAGGGCTACATCAAACTGACTGACCTGGGGGGCGAGTCCTTCGAAGCCCCCGACACggacacttccttattggccACCGACCaggaagtagcagcagcagcagcagcagaagaagaagctcaGGGAGAGGAAGACCTGGTGACACCCAGCACCTCTGTAGAATCCTAG